The genome window AATAATAAAGATATTGAGAAAATAATATCAAAACAGTTAAAAGCTATATTTTTACTTCCATTAGTTGTAGGTACAGTTCATAATTTATTTGCTATGTCGATAGCACAAAAGTTTATACCAAGGTCATTACTTGCACCAATTATCATAACTCTGGTCATTTATTATATAGGATACTTCATATATTATTTCTTAACCTTAAAATATGCTCAAAACATGATAACAGAATAAATAATAAATTATTTTTTATTTAAAAGAATTAGATGTATTTTTTGAATAAAAAGACTTATTTAAGTGAAGATAGAAAATATTAGAATTAAAATTAAGATATTTTTTAATGATGAAATTAAATATAGGAAAAAGTTTATATTTTATATCAGTTATATTACCTGATGTTATATAATAAATTTAAGCAAAATATTAAATAAAAAATGACAAGGAGCTGAAATTTATGAAGTTTAATGCTTACCAACATAAATATTCATCAATAAGAAATGTCGTGTATGCTAAAAATGGAGCAGTTGCAACATCAACACCACTAGCATCTCAAGCTGGGCTTGAAATACTAAAAAAAGGTGGAAATGCTATTGATGCAGCAGTTGCAACAGCTGCCACATTAGCAGTAGTAGAACCTACAAGCAATGGGATTGGAGGAGATGCATATGCCCTTGTTTGGATAGAGGAAGAAAAACGTTTGTATGGTTTAAACTCTAGTGGTTTTGCTCCAGAAAAGATGGAATTAAAAAATTATAATAATATGAAAGAAATGCCAAAATATGGGTTTGGAGCAGTAACTGTACCTGGAATACCTGCGGCTTGGTCAGAATTAAATAAAAAATATGGGAAACTTAGCTTAATGGAATGCTTATCTCCAGCGATAAACTATGCAAGAGATGGTTACGTAGTATCTCCTAATGTAGCTAAGGTATGGAAAAAATCATATGAACTATATGAACAAGAGTTTGTTGGGGAAGAGTTCAAGCCATGGTTTGATACATTTTCTAAAGATGGTAAAGCACCAGAAGCTGGAGATGTATTTATATGTGAAGAACAGGCGAGTACCTTAGAAGAAATAGCAAACACTCAGGCTGAAAGTTTTTATAGAGGAAGACTTGCTGATAAAATAGATGAATATTCTAGAAAGTTTGATGGGGCTATAAGAAAGAGTGATTTAGAGTGTTTTTACCCAACATGGGTAGAGCCTATAAGTACAGAATATAAAGGATATAAAATATTTGAAATCCCGCCAAATGGACATGGAATAACAGTTTTAATGGCACTTAATATATTAAAAGAACTGGAGATAGAAGGAAATATAGAAAATGTAGAAGATATACATAAGATTATAGAGAGT of Clostridioides sp. ES-S-0054-01 contains these proteins:
- the ggt gene encoding gamma-glutamyltransferase, yielding MKFNAYQHKYSSIRNVVYAKNGAVATSTPLASQAGLEILKKGGNAIDAAVATAATLAVVEPTSNGIGGDAYALVWIEEEKRLYGLNSSGFAPEKMELKNYNNMKEMPKYGFGAVTVPGIPAAWSELNKKYGKLSLMECLSPAINYARDGYVVSPNVAKVWKKSYELYEQEFVGEEFKPWFDTFSKDGKAPEAGDVFICEEQASTLEEIANTQAESFYRGRLADKIDEYSRKFDGAIRKSDLECFYPTWVEPISTEYKGYKIFEIPPNGHGITVLMALNILKELEIEGNIENVEDIHKIIESLKLAFADSKTYVTDIEHMKVKVQELLSQEYAKKRSLLIDNKKALYPTAGEPYCGGTVYLCTADKDGNMVSYIQSNYINFGSGIVIPNTGIALHSRGNNFNLDPEHHNVVKPFKKPYHTIIPGFLGKEDKAIGPFGVMGAFMQPQGHIQVLTNMIDFGLNPQEALDAPRWQWIKGKEIEVESEMPKPIINSLIEKGHEIKVIHNTVDMGRGQIIFKTEQESYICGTESRCDGHVAVY